GTACTGGAAGCGATTCAAAGTATCTCTGAGCAAACGAATTTGTTGGCACTGAATGCCGCCATTGAAGCGGCAAGGGCAGGTGAAAGTGGACGAGGGTTTGCAGTAGTTGCTGATGAAGTACGCACGCTTGCCACGCGCACTCAGTCATCGACAGCAGACATTCAAGACTTGTTAGATCGCTTAAAAACTGAAGCAAACAAAGTGGTGAGCAGTATGGAAAAAGGCAAAGCAAGTGCCTATAACTGCTATGAAAAAAGTGAGAAAACGCAACAAATGCTCGATGAAGCGTCTGAATCGATAGAGCAAATTAACGACTTAAATGCACAAATCGCCACCGCAACCGAAGAGCAGTCAATGGTTGCTGTAGATATTGATAAAAATATAAATAATATTAATGATCTAGCGAAGGAGACTGCGCAAGGAGCGAGTGAAACCGCAGATGCAAATCATAATATTGCCAAACGTATTATTGATTTACACACCAACTTTAATCGTTTTGTGACCTAGTTGGTTAGGATATTTTATCGAGTTGTCATTTTATGTTCACTAACTGCTTTTTATAGTGAGAATTCGCAGCGCGGGAGCAAGACAATGAATGACAACAAGACGGGGCATATTTTATTGGTATGCCTTATTTGCTTGATACTAGATCAGGGCACAAAATGGTGGGCAAGCGATAGTTTAGTGGCATGGCAAATGACCAGCTATTTAGGGGATATAGTGCGTATAGGGTATACCGAAAACCTAGGCGTGTTTTTATCTTTGGGTGCAGAGTTATCACCTATTCAGCGGTTGGTATTATTTGTTGGGGTCATTGGTTTTTTATTGTTGGCTTTGCTGGGCTATATGATTAAAAGTCACGATTTATCAAAACTCCAGCTTACCTCCCTTACTTTGATATTTGCTGGTGGCTTGGGGAACTTACTCGATCGTATTTTTAATCAAGGCGCAGTGATTGATTTTATTAACCTTGGGATCGGTACTGTGCGTACTGGGGTATTTAATGTTGCTGATATCGTTATTTTGCTAGGGGCTATCATGATCATTGCGTGTACGCCTTTTCAGTCGGCACAGCATAAATAAGGTATGTATAACTATGGGTGTGAGTATGTCGTAAATATCCAATTTTACTGTGTTTAATAGGCGTAAACTCCTGCATATCAAATAAACAGGAGCAATTTATGGTATCTCAAAACGAACTTTTTACACATTATCCATTTATACCATCTGCATTGGCGACCTTGGGTGAGTCTGGTGAGTTGCTTATCCCTGACGCCACCGTGCATTTAATTCGCCTTTATGTATCGCAAATCAATGGCTGCCAGTATTGCCAACGAATGCATGCAGAGGCTTTGAAAAATAGCGTTGCAGACGAAGTGTTTGAGCAAATGAATGCAGCGCTGACTGGATCAGAGCTGTCTTTACTTACCCCTTTTGATCAGGCTGCCTTACAGCTAACCACCGCCGTCACTAAGTCTTTGCCGTTTGAAATGGAGGCGAAGTCGCAACGACCATTAAATAAAGCACAGCAATTAGCTGTGATAGGCTTGGCGTTACAGATTAATAACTGGAACCGTATTGCCATCGGGTTTAATTTTTAACTTGCAAGGCAAGCTGTGATAGCTCGGAAATACGGTTGTTGTGTGTTTGTGTTACGTTCAACTGTTTTGTATGTTCCCAAGTACCCTCGCAAAGATCTCGATAATACAACTCTGCGTACCCTGTGTGCCAATGTGGATTGAGCAGTAGATCCAGTTTCAAGTAGTGATAGGCTGCGTTTTGGTGGTGTGAACTTGCGTGAGCGTGCTGACCTAATAGGTTGACGGCAATATGTTTGGTCCCAGAGATGTATCGGTAATGAAATTCACCATTAAGATGAAACATAAGTGCACTATCGCTGTACTGAGAGAAAAACATTTTTGCGCGTCCTGATAGAGTTTTGTCAGGTGTATAAACCAGCAGTGACACTT
This genomic window from Pseudoalteromonas luteoviolacea contains:
- the lspA gene encoding signal peptidase II, translated to MNDNKTGHILLVCLICLILDQGTKWWASDSLVAWQMTSYLGDIVRIGYTENLGVFLSLGAELSPIQRLVLFVGVIGFLLLALLGYMIKSHDLSKLQLTSLTLIFAGGLGNLLDRIFNQGAVIDFINLGIGTVRTGVFNVADIVILLGAIMIIACTPFQSAQHK
- a CDS encoding carboxymuconolactone decarboxylase family protein, whose translation is MVSQNELFTHYPFIPSALATLGESGELLIPDATVHLIRLYVSQINGCQYCQRMHAEALKNSVADEVFEQMNAALTGSELSLLTPFDQAALQLTTAVTKSLPFEMEAKSQRPLNKAQQLAVIGLALQINNWNRIAIGFNF
- a CDS encoding DUF1842 domain-containing protein; this encodes MQMTQCGINGLFLINYLIGLETHKPQCEVSLLVYTPDKTLSGRAKMFFSQYSDSALMFHLNGEFHYRYISGTKHIAVNLLGQHAHASSHHQNAAYHYLKLDLLLNPHWHTGYAELYYRDLCEGTWEHTKQLNVTQTHNNRISELSQLALQVKN